Proteins found in one Methylobacter sp. S3L5C genomic segment:
- the pgaB gene encoding poly-beta-1,6-N-acetyl-D-glucosamine N-deacetylase PgaB — translation MRNITGKFCNLDDMTFFTPVTAVNYVKKLSCLIFLIGFFGTVSAKEHQFLVLNYHDIVGAEGAKPPFNAMDVSIDHFEEHLLWLKKNGYLIISIQNILDAAAGKVELPVKGALLTFDDGYQSFYTQIFPLLKKYHYSATVALVGTWMDGNVTANDPGKPLLTWEQVRELVQSGLVEIASHSYDLHKGVLGNPQGNNQAAAVTRIYDDPMLVYETDEEYHLRINAALLKSAEFIFQHAGVRPRVMVWPYGEYNQMAVQAAREAGMPITMRLMDGFNTLADISAVRRLIMVDNPDVKQFAEIITGLRADRSLRVAHLDMDYLYDKDPEQLERNLDVAIQRIKDMHINTVYLQAYADPDGDGNAEALYFPNRHLPVTQDLFNRVAWQLKTVARVKVYAWMPIMAYKGEAPESWYVQEWRDGKAQKSSHIYTRLSPFNPEARQYVAEIYEDLAKYCNFDGILFHDDGILSDYEDVSPPALRFTKEVWGLSDQFEQLHATSAMRMVWAQHKTDLINQFTDELASRVRIYRPDIKTARNFYALPLLKPYSEEWYAQSYQSFLAHYDYVAIEAMPFMEEAEKPLQWLAQLVKAAAKYPEGLKKTVFELQAVNWKTQEKIPMPVFIEQLELLKKTGVKHIGYYPDNIFTDQPRLVDLQQHFSLHARP, via the coding sequence ATGCGCAATATCACTGGTAAGTTTTGCAATTTGGATGACATGACTTTTTTTACCCCTGTTACTGCAGTTAATTACGTTAAAAAACTAAGTTGTTTGATTTTCCTGATTGGTTTTTTTGGCACTGTATCAGCCAAAGAGCATCAATTTCTGGTTCTTAATTACCATGATATCGTTGGAGCGGAAGGTGCCAAGCCGCCTTTTAACGCTATGGATGTCAGTATCGATCATTTTGAAGAACATCTGCTGTGGCTGAAAAAAAACGGCTACCTGATTATCAGTATACAAAATATCCTTGATGCCGCAGCAGGCAAGGTTGAGTTACCTGTTAAAGGTGCGCTGCTGACCTTTGACGACGGCTATCAAAGTTTTTACACCCAGATCTTTCCGCTATTAAAAAAATACCATTATTCAGCGACAGTTGCCTTGGTGGGAACATGGATGGACGGTAATGTCACGGCCAACGATCCGGGTAAACCATTACTCACTTGGGAACAGGTAAGGGAACTGGTGCAGTCCGGTTTGGTAGAAATTGCCTCACACAGTTATGACCTGCATAAAGGCGTGTTGGGCAATCCGCAAGGCAATAATCAGGCCGCGGCTGTTACCCGAATCTATGACGATCCGATGCTGGTTTACGAAACTGACGAAGAATATCATTTACGTATCAATGCTGCTTTGTTGAAAAGCGCCGAGTTTATTTTCCAACACGCCGGTGTAAGGCCCCGGGTTATGGTTTGGCCGTATGGGGAATATAATCAAATGGCCGTGCAAGCCGCGCGTGAAGCCGGAATGCCAATTACCATGCGGCTGATGGACGGCTTTAACACGCTGGCGGACATCAGTGCCGTGCGGCGCTTGATCATGGTAGATAACCCTGATGTTAAACAATTTGCAGAAATTATTACCGGGTTGCGCGCTGACAGGTCTTTGCGGGTAGCACATCTTGATATGGATTATCTTTATGATAAAGACCCGGAGCAACTTGAGCGTAATCTGGACGTAGCGATACAACGTATTAAAGACATGCATATTAATACGGTTTATTTACAGGCGTATGCTGATCCTGATGGCGATGGTAATGCCGAGGCGTTATATTTTCCTAATCGACATTTACCGGTAACGCAGGATTTGTTTAATCGGGTTGCCTGGCAATTAAAAACAGTTGCCAGAGTGAAGGTTTATGCCTGGATGCCGATTATGGCTTACAAAGGCGAAGCCCCGGAATCTTGGTATGTTCAGGAATGGCGAGACGGCAAGGCACAAAAATCCAGCCATATTTATACCCGGCTATCACCGTTTAACCCGGAAGCCCGTCAGTATGTGGCTGAAATTTACGAAGATTTGGCCAAATATTGTAATTTTGATGGCATCTTGTTTCATGATGACGGGATTTTATCCGATTACGAAGATGTATCACCGCCAGCCTTACGTTTTACCAAAGAGGTTTGGGGGCTATCTGATCAATTTGAGCAGTTACATGCGACCAGCGCAATGCGCATGGTTTGGGCGCAACATAAAACTGATTTAATTAACCAGTTTACCGATGAGTTGGCGAGTCGGGTACGTATTTATCGACCGGATATAAAGACGGCGCGTAATTTTTATGCATTGCCTTTATTAAAACCCTATAGTGAAGAATGGTACGCGCAGTCTTATCAGTCATTTTTGGCGCATTATGATTATGTGGCCATTGAAGCCATGCCGTTTATGGAAGAGGCCGAAAAGCCCTTGCAGTGGCTCGCACAATTGGTAAAAGCGGCGGCTAAATACCCGGAAGGTCTTAAAAAAACCGTATTTGAGCTGCAAGCAGTCAATTGGAAAACCCAAGAGAAAATTCCGATGCCGGTATTTATTGAACAACTGGAATTATTGAAAAAAACAGGTGTAAAGCACATTGGCTATTATCCTGACAATATTTTTACCGATCAGCCGCGCTTGGTGGATTTACAACAACATTTCTCGCTGCATGCCCGGCCATAG